In a genomic window of Halobiforma lacisalsi AJ5:
- a CDS encoding FecCD family ABC transporter permease, translating into MAGSHSVGTDGAARRQEGWLTGTLVLFCLASTIVTIAAGLVQVSFGEYSMTILEAWRAVANPDVVLNADAWNAFLFGGELPQMGRNSIVVWNIRLPRVFVAIIAGATLAVSGAIFQAVTRNELASPFVLGVSSGAGFAVLATLVVFSGLAPFLPFVAAVGGTIAFLLVYGIAWKDGTSPVRLVLAGVIVNMVFQSLQQGLFFFADDLGVVQTAIAWLTGSLTGTGWDEVRVAVLPAVLAIGLALAGSRQLNVLLLGERTARSLGMRVERVRFLLSAVAILAASVAISVAGVVSFFGLVVPHIVRNTLGGDYRRLMVGCLFAGPALMVTADVGARLALGGTQLPVGVVTGLIGGPYFLYLMRKQRSMGEL; encoded by the coding sequence ATGGCGGGATCGCACTCCGTCGGGACGGACGGCGCTGCCCGACGACAGGAGGGGTGGCTCACGGGGACGCTCGTACTGTTCTGTCTCGCGAGCACGATCGTTACGATCGCCGCGGGCCTCGTCCAGGTCAGTTTCGGCGAGTACTCGATGACGATCCTCGAGGCCTGGCGGGCGGTCGCGAACCCCGACGTGGTATTGAATGCCGACGCCTGGAACGCGTTCCTGTTCGGCGGCGAACTCCCGCAGATGGGCCGGAACAGCATCGTCGTCTGGAACATTCGGCTCCCGCGGGTGTTCGTCGCGATCATCGCCGGCGCGACGCTTGCCGTCTCGGGTGCGATCTTCCAGGCGGTGACCCGCAACGAACTGGCGAGCCCCTTCGTGCTGGGCGTGAGTTCCGGGGCCGGCTTCGCCGTTCTCGCGACGCTCGTGGTGTTTAGCGGCCTCGCGCCGTTTCTGCCCTTCGTCGCGGCCGTCGGCGGGACAATCGCCTTCCTGCTCGTCTACGGAATCGCCTGGAAGGACGGGACCAGCCCCGTCCGGCTCGTCCTCGCGGGCGTCATCGTCAACATGGTCTTTCAGTCGCTCCAACAGGGGCTGTTCTTCTTCGCGGACGACCTCGGGGTCGTCCAGACGGCGATCGCGTGGCTCACCGGCTCGCTCACGGGGACCGGCTGGGACGAGGTCCGGGTTGCCGTCCTGCCTGCAGTCCTGGCCATCGGCCTCGCGCTCGCCGGCTCGAGACAGCTCAACGTCCTCCTGTTAGGCGAGCGGACGGCCCGCTCGCTGGGCATGCGGGTCGAACGGGTCCGCTTTCTCCTCTCGGCGGTCGCCATCCTGGCCGCGAGCGTCGCCATCTCGGTCGCCGGCGTCGTGAGCTTCTTCGGACTCGTCGTGCCCCACATCGTCAGGAACACCCTCGGCGGCGACTACCGGCGACTGATGGTCGGCTGTCTGTTTGCCGGCCCCGCCCTGATGGTGACCGCCGACGTCGGCGCGCGGCTGGCACTCGGCGGAACGCAGTTGCCGGTCGGGGTCGTCACCGGCCTGATCGGCGGGCCGTACTTCCTCTATCTGATGCGCAAGCAGCGATCGATGGGTGAACTCTGA
- a CDS encoding ABC transporter substrate-binding protein, whose product MTDDQWRRRHVLRTTAALAGTGLIAGCTSDDGEDEETETGGGSGGGNNAGDESGDEDGDSYSVTMEPVGTVEFDSVPETWAANNGSWADMGIALGQQPPEAVYLTSRYHTQLYDEIPGLDVDKSDMTSLWGGELDPEQFLELSGEVDVFVIDPNFPIGRTDHWDEDDITQIEATGTPFFGNSIFSRGYEWHDYEYLSLYEAFEKLAEVFQERERYEAFESLHEEFQATLEDVVPSEDDRPSVAIMWASGDEPDSFSPYIIDGGTSFKQWRDLDVTDALAETDVEDFHAGRSEVDYETLLEVDPDVILLRGHEGKTADEFADTVRAYMEDHNVASDLEAVQNGDVYRGGPLYQGPITNLVLTERAAKQVYDVDEELFDRDRVVEIVEGDL is encoded by the coding sequence ATGACCGACGATCAGTGGCGGAGACGACACGTACTTCGAACGACCGCAGCGCTGGCCGGGACGGGCCTCATCGCCGGCTGTACGTCCGACGACGGGGAGGACGAGGAGACCGAGACCGGCGGCGGCTCCGGCGGTGGAAACAACGCCGGCGACGAAAGCGGCGACGAGGACGGCGACAGTTACTCCGTGACGATGGAACCGGTCGGTACCGTCGAGTTCGACTCGGTGCCCGAAACGTGGGCCGCCAACAACGGAAGCTGGGCCGACATGGGGATCGCACTCGGCCAACAACCCCCCGAGGCCGTCTACCTTACCTCGCGGTACCACACCCAGCTGTACGACGAGATCCCCGGACTGGACGTCGACAAAAGCGACATGACCTCCCTCTGGGGCGGCGAACTCGACCCCGAGCAGTTCCTCGAACTCAGCGGGGAGGTCGACGTGTTCGTCATCGACCCGAACTTCCCCATCGGTCGAACCGATCACTGGGACGAGGACGACATCACCCAGATCGAGGCGACCGGGACCCCCTTCTTCGGCAACAGCATCTTCTCCCGGGGCTACGAGTGGCACGACTACGAGTACCTGTCGCTGTACGAGGCCTTCGAAAAGCTGGCCGAGGTCTTCCAGGAGCGGGAACGCTACGAGGCCTTCGAGTCGCTCCACGAGGAGTTCCAGGCAACCCTCGAGGACGTCGTCCCCTCCGAGGACGACCGTCCATCGGTCGCGATCATGTGGGCCAGCGGCGACGAACCCGACTCGTTCTCCCCGTACATCATCGACGGGGGAACGAGCTTCAAGCAGTGGCGCGACCTCGACGTCACGGACGCGCTCGCGGAAACCGACGTGGAAGACTTCCACGCCGGCCGGTCCGAGGTCGACTACGAAACCCTGCTCGAGGTCGACCCCGACGTGATCCTCCTTCGCGGTCACGAGGGGAAGACGGCCGACGAGTTCGCCGACACGGTCCGGGCGTACATGGAGGACCACAACGTGGCGAGCGACCTCGAGGCGGTTCAGAACGGCGACGTCTACCGCGGCGGCCCGCTGTACCAGGGCCCGATCACGAACCTCGTGCTCACGGAACGGGCGGCAAAGCAGGTCTACGACGTCGACGAGGAACTGTTCGACCGCGACCGCGTGGTCGAGATCGTCGAGGGCGACCTGTAA
- a CDS encoding methyl-accepting chemotaxis protein, translating to MGPDPWALVPVIRRRYALRFTIALIVVVLVVGAFGGVIYAHTGNELQTDVQEQLVTDAETDADRLGTWLESSERYVESITRSSVFRNDDRFAITGSLNRLADRPGFEGAYYVDSRTGSVDTHAGTDEIVEDGQLRVDVDERISSTTDGTSEVAFSDPFETGAGRPVLLTVSEVPGDSDHVVVGLVDLEALSEYVLGSDETGNVSVADSTGTLVLADDPSLLLTTADLESIDPGDGSDTVTVDTDAGRAVVGYAPVEEKGWTLTTRVPTGEAYSLQSDVSNQILAMLGVVFFGMLALGATIGRNTARSLRTLSERATAIEGGDLETPVESDRRDELGELHRSLDRMRRSLRDRLEEAERARTEAERERERAESARAEAERAREKAERATAESEAFSRQLERTADDYGEAMRACADGDLTRRLEPDAESEAMATVACEFNAMMDDIEETVAASRAFADAVDEAAESTVDGVVEVETAAERVATSVQEISDGAERQSEHLAAVGSEIEDLSTTTEEIAVTASNVATLAERTASTTASARESAQRAIEGMDTIAADADDAVAEVDRLEDEIAAIDDLLEFIREVAQQTNMLALNANIEAARSRSSGSAGSSVSGFTTVAEEIKALAEDTEDAAADVESRLEAVRAQTDRVVAVVRETDERIGTHRDAVESSLSSLEEISTHAERTNEGIQEISAATQQQAAAAREVATKVEDVTAISDRTSAESETVAAAAEEQTASLGAVSGTATSLSERADELSSVLSSFTVAAERAGEETSPAEDTTRTGDGDGGDPLEAELIGDGDGGDENSGPTEESPPASPPASR from the coding sequence ATGGGTCCGGATCCATGGGCGCTCGTCCCGGTGATACGCCGTCGTTACGCGCTTCGATTCACAATCGCTCTCATCGTCGTCGTACTCGTCGTCGGCGCGTTCGGCGGGGTTATCTACGCACACACCGGTAACGAGCTCCAGACCGACGTTCAGGAACAACTCGTTACGGATGCCGAAACCGACGCCGACCGTCTCGGAACGTGGCTCGAGTCGTCCGAGCGGTACGTCGAATCGATCACCCGGTCGTCGGTGTTCCGGAACGACGATCGGTTCGCGATCACCGGTTCGTTGAATCGGCTCGCCGACCGGCCGGGGTTCGAGGGGGCGTACTACGTCGACTCGAGGACCGGCTCCGTCGACACGCACGCCGGAACCGACGAAATCGTCGAGGACGGGCAGCTACGGGTCGACGTCGACGAGCGAATTTCGTCGACGACCGACGGAACGTCCGAAGTCGCCTTCTCCGATCCGTTCGAGACCGGCGCAGGACGGCCGGTACTTCTCACCGTCAGCGAGGTTCCCGGTGATTCCGACCACGTCGTCGTCGGACTCGTCGACCTCGAGGCCCTATCGGAGTACGTGCTCGGAAGCGACGAAACCGGCAACGTCTCTGTCGCCGACTCGACCGGTACGCTCGTCCTCGCGGACGATCCGTCGCTGCTTCTGACGACGGCCGACCTCGAGTCGATCGATCCGGGAGACGGATCGGACACCGTGACCGTCGATACTGACGCCGGTCGTGCAGTCGTCGGGTACGCACCAGTCGAGGAGAAAGGGTGGACGCTAACGACCCGGGTTCCGACGGGGGAGGCCTACTCGTTGCAGTCGGACGTCTCGAACCAGATCCTTGCGATGTTGGGTGTCGTCTTCTTCGGCATGCTCGCGCTCGGTGCGACCATCGGCCGGAACACCGCACGCTCACTGCGAACCCTTTCCGAGCGGGCCACCGCCATCGAGGGAGGTGACCTCGAGACGCCGGTCGAGTCGGACCGTCGGGACGAACTCGGGGAGCTCCACCGCTCGCTCGACCGAATGCGTCGGTCGCTCCGGGATCGACTCGAGGAGGCCGAGCGAGCCCGCACGGAGGCCGAACGGGAGCGCGAGCGGGCCGAATCGGCTCGAGCGGAGGCCGAACGGGCCCGCGAGAAGGCCGAGCGAGCCACGGCCGAATCGGAGGCGTTCTCCCGACAGTTAGAGCGGACGGCCGACGACTACGGCGAGGCGATGCGGGCGTGTGCGGACGGCGACCTCACGCGGCGGCTCGAGCCCGACGCGGAGAGCGAGGCGATGGCGACGGTCGCCTGCGAGTTCAACGCCATGATGGACGACATCGAGGAGACGGTCGCCGCGAGCCGGGCATTCGCGGACGCGGTCGACGAGGCGGCCGAGTCGACGGTCGACGGCGTGGTCGAGGTGGAGACAGCGGCCGAACGGGTCGCGACCTCCGTCCAGGAGATCTCGGACGGCGCGGAACGTCAGAGCGAGCACCTCGCAGCCGTCGGGAGCGAGATCGAGGACCTCTCGACGACGACCGAGGAGATCGCCGTGACCGCGTCCAACGTCGCCACGCTCGCGGAACGAACGGCTTCGACCACCGCGTCCGCACGCGAATCGGCCCAGCGTGCGATCGAGGGGATGGACACCATCGCGGCCGACGCCGACGACGCCGTCGCCGAGGTCGACCGACTCGAGGACGAGATCGCAGCGATCGACGACCTACTCGAGTTTATCCGGGAAGTGGCCCAGCAGACGAACATGCTGGCGCTGAACGCGAACATCGAGGCCGCGCGCTCGCGGTCATCGGGGTCGGCCGGCAGTTCCGTCTCCGGGTTCACGACCGTCGCCGAGGAGATCAAAGCGCTCGCCGAGGACACCGAGGACGCGGCAGCGGACGTCGAGAGTCGCCTCGAGGCGGTTCGTGCCCAGACGGACCGCGTCGTCGCGGTCGTCCGGGAGACCGACGAACGGATCGGAACGCACCGCGACGCCGTCGAATCGTCGCTGTCGTCTCTCGAGGAGATCTCGACGCATGCGGAACGGACCAACGAGGGGATCCAGGAGATTTCGGCGGCGACCCAGCAGCAGGCCGCGGCGGCCCGGGAAGTCGCGACCAAGGTCGAGGACGTGACGGCGATCAGCGACCGGACGAGCGCCGAATCGGAGACGGTCGCGGCGGCCGCGGAGGAACAGACGGCGTCGCTCGGCGCGGTCTCCGGGACCGCGACCTCGCTGTCCGAGCGGGCGGACGAACTCTCGAGCGTGCTGTCGTCGTTTACGGTCGCGGCGGAACGGGCCGGGGAGGAGACGTCGCCGGCAGAGGACACAACCCGAACCGGGGATGGAGACGGGGGCGACCCTCTTGAGGCCGAATTGATCGGGGATGGGGACGGGGGCGACGAGAATTCAGGTCCGACCGAGGAATCGCCGCCTGCGTCGCCTCCTGCCTCGCGGTAG
- a CDS encoding pro-sigmaK processing inhibitor BofA family protein, whose protein sequence is MVTGLEILLLVLVLAAVLGASTIVQTVRPFIVNAVVGLIVLFLAQAVFGLSVAVTPIALVIVALGGFPGALLVILLSLFGVAFVP, encoded by the coding sequence ATGGTTACAGGACTCGAGATCCTCCTGCTGGTCCTCGTGCTCGCTGCGGTTCTGGGTGCCTCCACGATCGTCCAGACCGTCCGGCCCTTCATCGTCAACGCGGTGGTCGGCCTCATCGTGTTGTTCCTCGCGCAGGCGGTCTTCGGCCTCTCGGTGGCCGTCACGCCGATCGCCCTGGTGATCGTCGCGCTCGGCGGATTCCCCGGCGCGTTGCTGGTCATCTTGCTGTCGCTGTTCGGGGTCGCGTTCGTCCCCTGA
- a CDS encoding DEAD/DEAH box helicase, producing MSQQVQDVETIFCHETGDDYLVVVKRDGDRLFRARLVLSETSAGPRPAKFRLKQGSSEEPRQPDEFVELARRAKRIRISEQTSPEARAELTEMLAGYQLEDKAKTVRTCRYCASSGRYSPITTDTAVKDDNDWICRDCARQELERQLTYSGGGDVTGAAKERLEELMLEVQDLERIVNLLKGQLDPDLTKFDTISATTDEVDPVRTDSLNLHPGLQNLLEDRFDTLLPVQSLSVENGLFDGDDQMVVSATATGKTLVGEMAGINRVLNGKGKMLFLVPLVALANQKYEDFTEEYGHLVDVSIRVGASRIADEGEQFDPNADVIVGTYEGIDHALRTGKDMGDIGTVVIDEVHTLKEEERGHRLDGLISRLKYTCEQRAKRRDEYGGAQWVYLSATVGNPEELAGKLEAKLIEFEERPVPIERHVTFADGQEKVRIENKLVRREFDSESSKGYRGQTIIFTNSRRRCHEISRKLEYSSAPYHAGLDYKRRKKVERQFGDQDLSAVVTTAALAAGVDFPASQVVFDSLAMGIEWLSVQEFSQMLGRAGRPDYHDKGKVYVLVEPDCAYHNSMEMTEDEVAFKLLKGEMEPVMTEYDESAAVEETLANVTVGGKAAKALNDRMIGQVPTKHAIGKLLQYDFIDGFEPTPLGRVVTEHFLDPDEAFTLLDGIRKDAHPYELVADIELQDADL from the coding sequence GTGTCGCAGCAGGTCCAGGACGTCGAAACGATATTCTGTCACGAGACGGGTGACGACTACCTCGTCGTCGTCAAACGGGACGGCGATCGACTCTTTCGGGCGCGGCTCGTCCTCTCGGAAACCTCGGCCGGCCCCCGTCCGGCCAAGTTCCGACTCAAGCAGGGCTCGAGCGAGGAGCCCCGCCAGCCCGACGAGTTCGTCGAACTCGCCCGCCGTGCGAAGCGCATCCGCATCTCCGAACAGACCTCCCCGGAGGCCCGCGCGGAACTCACGGAGATGCTCGCGGGGTACCAGCTCGAGGACAAGGCAAAGACCGTGCGGACCTGCCGGTACTGTGCCTCCTCGGGTCGGTACTCTCCGATCACGACCGACACCGCCGTCAAGGACGACAACGACTGGATCTGTCGGGACTGCGCCCGCCAGGAACTCGAGCGTCAGCTCACTTACAGCGGCGGCGGCGACGTCACCGGTGCTGCAAAGGAACGCCTCGAGGAACTCATGCTCGAGGTCCAGGACCTCGAACGGATCGTCAACCTCCTGAAGGGGCAACTCGATCCCGACCTGACGAAGTTCGACACGATCTCGGCGACGACCGACGAGGTCGACCCCGTCCGGACCGACTCGCTGAACCTGCACCCGGGCCTGCAGAACCTGCTCGAGGACCGGTTCGACACCCTGCTGCCGGTCCAGAGCCTCTCGGTCGAGAACGGGCTGTTCGACGGCGACGACCAGATGGTCGTCTCCGCGACGGCGACCGGGAAGACGCTGGTCGGCGAGATGGCCGGGATCAACCGCGTCCTAAACGGCAAGGGGAAGATGCTGTTTCTCGTCCCGCTGGTGGCACTGGCAAACCAGAAGTACGAGGACTTCACCGAGGAGTACGGCCACCTCGTGGACGTCTCGATCCGCGTCGGCGCGAGCCGGATCGCAGACGAGGGCGAGCAGTTCGACCCGAACGCCGACGTCATCGTCGGTACCTACGAGGGGATCGACCACGCCCTGCGGACGGGCAAGGACATGGGCGACATCGGCACCGTCGTCATCGACGAGGTCCACACCCTCAAGGAAGAGGAGCGGGGCCACCGGCTCGACGGCCTGATCTCGCGGCTCAAGTACACCTGCGAACAGCGGGCGAAACGCCGCGACGAGTACGGGGGCGCCCAGTGGGTCTACCTCTCGGCGACCGTCGGTAACCCCGAAGAGTTAGCGGGGAAACTCGAGGCGAAACTCATCGAGTTCGAGGAGCGGCCGGTGCCGATCGAGCGCCACGTCACCTTCGCCGACGGCCAGGAGAAGGTCCGGATCGAGAACAAGCTGGTCAGACGCGAGTTCGACAGCGAATCCTCCAAGGGGTATCGCGGCCAGACGATCATCTTCACGAACTCCCGCCGGCGGTGTCACGAGATCTCCCGCAAACTCGAGTACTCCTCCGCGCCGTACCACGCCGGGCTCGATTACAAGCGCCGCAAGAAGGTCGAGCGCCAGTTCGGCGACCAGGACCTGTCGGCGGTCGTGACCACCGCCGCGCTCGCTGCCGGGGTCGACTTCCCGGCCTCGCAGGTCGTCTTCGACTCGCTGGCGATGGGCATCGAGTGGCTCTCCGTCCAGGAGTTCTCCCAGATGCTCGGCCGCGCGGGTCGCCCCGACTACCACGACAAGGGGAAAGTGTACGTGCTGGTCGAACCCGACTGTGCGTACCACAACTCGATGGAGATGACCGAGGACGAGGTCGCGTTCAAACTCCTCAAAGGCGAGATGGAGCCGGTGATGACCGAGTACGACGAGTCGGCCGCCGTCGAGGAGACGCTGGCGAACGTCACGGTCGGCGGCAAGGCCGCGAAGGCGCTCAACGACCGGATGATCGGCCAGGTTCCGACGAAACACGCGATCGGCAAACTGCTCCAGTACGACTTCATCGACGGCTTCGAACCGACGCCGCTGGGACGAGTGGTGACGGAACACTTCCTCGACCCCGACGAGGCGTTCACCCTGCTGGACGGCATTCGGAAGGACGCCCACCCCTACGAACTCGTCGCGGACATCGAACTCCAGGACGCGGACCTCTAA
- a CDS encoding MEDS domain-containing protein translates to MSERTGASAVSSADADANADEVTLETGFEALRASPSFRGPAEPLEDHEHEHANDHFALIHESEAEQFAAAMPFVRQGLERDERCLYITHDHTAAEIEAAMRADGIDVDVALESGQLSIHDGDETYLRNGTFSADETIEFLDAAIAEATEEYEALRVTGEMSSVLREDPAGEELVECEAKANYLFDDVDGIALCQYDRNRFPADVIRDVISTHPILVQDDRVSYNVYYTPPGEFFGPEKSTREVDRLMGSLRDQTDTKVELQRRERFLRESYRITSDPDLEFESKLERLLDLAREWMGLEAAGVTNLPSWDDRFHNEYTVGNGWGGPDDELWTDPNEGCYCRKAISADEPVGMTDVRGTEWENDPIYRNYGLTCYLGTKITDGDRPYGTLWVGDTGPRDRPFTDTERTFLELLGRWVSYEIERKHREEALERSNERLEQFAYAASHDLQEPLRMVSSYLQLLEGRYGDDLEGDGEEFLEFAVDGADRMREMIDGLLEYSRVETQGEPLEPVDLDDVLEDVLADLQLQIEETDAEITVDSLPRVEGDRSQLRQVLQNLFDNAITYSGDDPPRIHVDATRRREEWVVSVHDDGIGIDPEEQERVFTVFDRLHGRDEYEGTGIGLALCRRVLERHGGDIWVDSEQGEGSTFSFTLPAADV, encoded by the coding sequence GTGAGCGAACGGACCGGCGCGTCCGCCGTCTCGAGTGCGGACGCCGACGCGAACGCGGACGAGGTCACCCTCGAGACGGGGTTCGAGGCCCTCCGGGCCAGCCCGTCGTTTCGCGGACCGGCAGAACCCCTCGAGGACCACGAGCACGAACACGCGAACGACCACTTCGCGCTCATCCACGAGTCCGAGGCGGAGCAGTTTGCGGCCGCGATGCCGTTCGTTCGGCAGGGGCTCGAGCGCGACGAGCGGTGTCTGTACATCACCCACGACCACACTGCGGCCGAGATCGAGGCTGCGATGCGGGCCGACGGGATCGACGTCGACGTCGCCCTCGAGTCCGGGCAGTTGTCGATCCACGACGGGGACGAGACGTACCTCCGGAACGGCACCTTCAGTGCGGACGAGACGATCGAGTTCCTCGATGCCGCCATCGCGGAGGCCACCGAGGAGTACGAGGCGCTCCGAGTGACCGGCGAGATGAGCAGCGTCCTCCGCGAGGATCCCGCAGGCGAGGAACTCGTCGAGTGCGAGGCCAAGGCCAACTACCTCTTCGACGACGTGGACGGCATCGCGCTCTGTCAGTACGACCGGAACCGGTTCCCCGCGGACGTCATCCGCGATGTCATCAGCACCCATCCGATCCTCGTCCAGGATGATCGGGTCAGCTACAACGTCTACTACACGCCACCCGGGGAGTTCTTCGGCCCCGAGAAGTCGACCCGCGAGGTCGACCGACTGATGGGCTCGCTCCGGGACCAGACCGACACGAAGGTCGAACTCCAGCGGCGCGAACGCTTCCTGCGCGAGAGCTACCGGATCACCTCCGATCCGGACCTCGAGTTCGAGTCGAAACTCGAGCGGTTGCTCGATCTCGCGCGAGAGTGGATGGGCCTCGAGGCGGCGGGGGTGACGAACCTGCCGTCGTGGGACGACCGGTTCCACAACGAGTACACGGTCGGGAACGGCTGGGGCGGCCCGGACGACGAACTGTGGACCGACCCGAACGAGGGGTGTTACTGCCGGAAGGCGATCAGCGCAGACGAACCGGTCGGGATGACGGACGTCCGCGGAACCGAGTGGGAGAACGACCCGATCTACCGGAACTACGGGCTGACCTGCTATCTCGGGACGAAGATCACCGACGGCGATCGCCCGTACGGGACGCTGTGGGTCGGCGACACCGGGCCCCGCGACCGCCCGTTCACCGACACGGAACGAACCTTCCTCGAGTTGCTGGGTCGGTGGGTCAGTTACGAGATCGAACGGAAACACCGCGAGGAGGCGCTCGAGCGGTCGAACGAACGGCTCGAGCAGTTCGCCTACGCCGCCTCCCACGACCTGCAGGAGCCCCTTCGGATGGTCTCGAGCTACCTGCAACTGCTCGAGGGCCGGTACGGCGACGACCTCGAGGGCGACGGCGAGGAGTTCCTCGAGTTCGCGGTCGACGGGGCCGACCGCATGCGCGAGATGATCGACGGCCTCCTGGAGTACTCGCGGGTCGAAACGCAAGGGGAGCCGCTCGAACCCGTCGACCTGGACGACGTGCTCGAGGACGTCCTCGCGGACCTGCAGCTACAGATCGAGGAGACCGACGCCGAGATCACGGTCGACTCGCTCCCGCGCGTCGAGGGGGACAGGAGCCAGCTCCGCCAGGTGCTCCAGAACCTGTTCGACAACGCGATCACCTACAGCGGCGACGACCCGCCGCGGATCCACGTCGACGCGACGCGGCGGCGCGAGGAGTGGGTCGTTTCGGTTCACGACGACGGGATCGGTATCGATCCGGAGGAACAGGAGCGCGTGTTCACCGTCTTCGACCGGCTCCACGGTCGCGACGAGTACGAGGGGACGGGAATCGGCCTGGCGCTCTGTCGGCGCGTCCTCGAGCGCCACGGCGGCGACATCTGGGTCGACTCGGAGCAGGGCGAGGGTTCGACGTTCTCGTTCACGCTGCCGGCTGCTGACGTCTAG
- a CDS encoding ABC transporter ATP-binding protein has protein sequence MTQPTTNTGETDTDVEPPTRRDGIGAGADVNVDADDDTATGTETDDRPRESALVADDLELEYPTSEEPVVDCTRLDVPEGEITALVGPNGSGKSTLLKALSSQLEPAAGTARLRGSDLQSFDPKELARELGILSQENDQVGDITVEDLVYHGRYPYRGFFDGLTAEDEEAVERAIDLAGIDDIRDAELGQLSGGQKQLAWIAMVLAQDTDILLLDEPTTFLDLHHQFRVLETIRELNEREDVTVAVVLHDISQAARFADYLIAMCDGEPYDWGPPEEIVTEELLADVFEVEARVQYEPELQVLPKRSLSNANER, from the coding sequence ATGACGCAACCGACCACGAACACAGGCGAAACCGACACGGACGTCGAGCCTCCGACGCGACGCGATGGTATCGGAGCGGGAGCGGACGTGAACGTCGACGCGGACGACGATACGGCTACCGGGACCGAAACCGACGACCGGCCCCGCGAGAGCGCGCTCGTGGCCGACGACCTCGAGTTAGAGTACCCGACCAGCGAGGAGCCGGTCGTCGACTGCACGCGACTGGACGTCCCCGAGGGCGAGATCACTGCTCTCGTCGGTCCGAACGGCAGCGGCAAGAGCACCTTGCTGAAGGCCCTCTCGAGCCAACTCGAGCCTGCGGCCGGAACGGCGCGGCTTCGAGGGAGCGACCTCCAGTCGTTCGACCCGAAGGAACTCGCGCGCGAACTCGGCATCCTCTCGCAGGAGAACGACCAGGTCGGCGACATCACCGTCGAGGACCTGGTCTACCACGGCCGATACCCCTACCGGGGCTTCTTCGACGGGCTCACGGCCGAGGACGAGGAGGCGGTCGAACGGGCCATCGACCTGGCGGGGATCGACGACATCCGCGACGCGGAACTCGGCCAACTCAGCGGCGGCCAGAAGCAACTGGCCTGGATCGCGATGGTGCTGGCCCAGGACACCGACATCCTGCTGCTCGACGAGCCGACCACCTTCCTCGACCTCCACCACCAGTTCCGCGTCCTCGAGACGATCCGGGAGTTGAACGAGCGGGAGGACGTGACCGTCGCGGTCGTCCTCCACGACATCTCCCAAGCCGCGCGGTTCGCCGACTACCTCATCGCGATGTGCGACGGCGAGCCCTACGACTGGGGCCCGCCCGAGGAGATCGTCACGGAAGAACTGCTGGCCGACGTCTTCGAGGTGGAGGCGCGGGTCCAGTACGAACCCGAACTCCAGGTTCTCCCCAAGCGATCCCTTTCGAACGCAAACGAGCGGTAG